A genomic window from Methanobrevibacter sp. includes:
- a CDS encoding Hsp20/alpha crystallin family protein — protein sequence MVDSETIEEKISDKKEKLDEKVEEVKEKFDEKKEEQKEKFEERKEKGKNIADNVINDLYKSIDEFKENIKNMQKTADQKYADYKKSTVQTLDIDLVETKDIYYIKAAVPGVEKEDVLIEAGDNDITIETTFKPYIEEFEEDETAEVISSSIKSGRCVKTVRFENSLDLENITAKFANGIVTITIPKLIIPKHKVNVE from the coding sequence ATGGTAGATTCCGAAACCATTGAAGAAAAAATTTCTGATAAAAAAGAAAAACTTGATGAAAAAGTCGAAGAAGTAAAAGAAAAGTTCGATGAAAAAAAAGAAGAACAAAAAGAAAAATTTGAAGAAAGAAAAGAAAAAGGTAAAAACATTGCAGACAATGTAATCAATGATTTATACAAAAGCATTGATGAATTCAAAGAAAACATTAAAAACATGCAAAAAACAGCTGATCAGAAATACGCTGATTACAAAAAATCAACTGTTCAAACATTAGACATTGATTTAGTTGAAACCAAAGACATTTACTACATCAAAGCTGCAGTACCCGGCGTTGAAAAAGAAGACGTATTAATCGAAGCAGGCGACAACGATATCACTATCGAAACTACCTTCAAACCTTACATTGAAGAATTTGAAGAAGACGAAACTGCAGAAGTAATCTCATCATCCATCAAATCTGGAAGATGCGTAAAAACAGTTAGATTCGAAAACAGCCTTGATTTGGAAAACATCACTGCTAAATTTGCAAACGGAATCGTTACTATAACCATTCCAAAATTAATTATACCAAAACATAAAGTAAATGTGGAATAA
- a CDS encoding SIS domain-containing protein encodes MKYKMYDEMMEQPDSLRKTFESEMSTMDEVSKLISDKDKVYLIGCGSSISTCYSVRDAIRMSSTNIDLEVYTGYEFYYNKRLVENENSIAIFTSQSGETADTLASLRRANEFNIHTVSISNEPDSSMIKEAETPIVTKCETETAILGTKTYITQLACLYQILFSASDYEAKDELLSQLAEMPDIIEDLLKTTEYDNRMLAQDFKKEDIFYCLGSGPNFGLAYKLAMTMLMEGAIKHACPEYSAEFRHGLIERAEKDVPIIFLRSDFESDEITDKAIEFSENLKLKSIIYELKDYADVDKLLSPFVLVIPLEWFIYYLAHYNGEDPGATRHIGKVRY; translated from the coding sequence ATGAAATATAAAATGTATGATGAAATGATGGAACAACCAGACTCACTTAGAAAAACTTTTGAAAGTGAAATGTCTACTATGGATGAAGTTTCAAAATTAATTTCAGATAAGGATAAAGTTTATCTAATCGGTTGTGGAAGTTCTATTTCAACTTGTTATAGTGTTAGGGACGCTATAAGAATGTCAAGTACAAATATTGACCTTGAAGTATATACTGGTTATGAATTTTACTATAATAAAAGATTAGTTGAAAATGAAAACTCTATAGCCATTTTCACTTCACAATCAGGTGAAACTGCTGACACTCTCGCTTCACTTAGAAGGGCTAATGAATTTAATATACATACTGTTTCTATTTCAAATGAACCTGACAGTTCAATGATTAAAGAAGCTGAAACTCCAATTGTCACAAAATGCGAAACAGAAACAGCAATTCTTGGAACAAAAACTTATATTACTCAACTTGCATGTTTATATCAGATTCTTTTCAGTGCAAGTGATTATGAAGCTAAAGATGAATTGTTATCACAATTGGCAGAAATGCCTGATATAATTGAAGACTTATTAAAAACAACTGAGTATGATAATCGTATGCTTGCACAGGACTTTAAAAAAGAAGACATCTTCTATTGTCTTGGAAGCGGTCCTAACTTTGGTCTTGCATATAAACTAGCTATGACCATGCTTATGGAAGGTGCAATCAAGCATGCTTGTCCGGAATATTCAGCTGAATTCAGACATGGTTTGATTGAAAGAGCTGAAAAGGATGTTCCTATCATATTCTTAAGATCTGACTTTGAATCTGATGAGATTACTGATAAGGCAATTGAGTTTTCAGAAAATCTCAAATTAAAATCAATAATTTATGAATTGAAAGACTATGCTGATGTTGATAAATTATTATCTCCATTCGTATTGGTAATTCCGCTTGAATGGTTTATTTATTATTTAGCACATTACAATGGTGAAGATCCTGGTGCTACAAGACACATCGGTAAGGTTAGATACTGA
- a CDS encoding DUF447 domain-containing protein: MSIKEINLSTIGMQKGKQYETIVSTENSQNVKNAAPIGIICSGIDKVVCRIFKGGKTLDNILSQKKFIVNITHDPELFMLSTIGNLPEDYFEDDGSVKNVDAYFKCEVVSFKDAVKQSDPIKKKGEAIVIKSEVKELVIKNNTNALNRGFGYVVETLANLTRFDLVSNSQKKEYLDRFREANRVVRKIGYPEDIQAMNEIKKELMKKGFKP, encoded by the coding sequence ATGTCGATTAAAGAAATTAATTTATCAACAATCGGAATGCAGAAAGGAAAACAATATGAAACAATTGTGAGCACTGAAAATTCACAAAATGTCAAAAATGCTGCACCAATTGGAATCATATGTTCAGGTATTGATAAAGTTGTATGTAGAATTTTTAAAGGTGGAAAAACTTTGGATAATATCCTGTCACAAAAAAAGTTTATTGTCAATATTACCCATGACCCTGAATTATTTATGCTGTCGACAATTGGAAATCTTCCTGAAGATTATTTTGAAGATGATGGATCTGTAAAAAATGTTGATGCCTATTTCAAATGTGAAGTGGTTAGTTTCAAGGATGCTGTAAAGCAAAGCGACCCGATTAAAAAGAAAGGCGAAGCGATTGTAATTAAATCTGAAGTAAAAGAATTAGTTATCAAAAACAACACCAATGCATTGAATAGAGGTTTCGGTTATGTTGTTGAAACACTGGCAAATCTTACACGTTTTGATTTGGTTAGTAATTCACAAAAGAAAGAGTATTTAGACAGATTTAGAGAAGCGAATAGAGTCGTTCGAAAAATCGGTTATCCTGAAGACATTCAGGCAATGAATGAAATAAAAAAAGAATTAATGAAAAAAGGTTTTAAACCTTAA
- the ade gene encoding adenine deaminase → MSFTAYILDVLTDSVYPARITVADGIFKEIIPIKVTEETKIDVEGLLLPGFIDSHIHIESSMLTPAQFAKIAVRHGTTSVVCDPHEIANVCGIEGIEFMIDNASTVPFNFYFTAPSCVPATSFETAGCVLDSSDIEYLLKKDEVVALGEMMNFPGVLSGDEEVIRKLDLARQYKKPIDGHAPLLSGKELDKYMEQYIVTDHECSNFSEAIEKKQKGMKIMVRDGSSAKNMEALFDFSERIDHLKNQDSFGIIPTEVLERRIHSPIFDFIVSDDKHPNDLIKGHLNKSVQKAADLGIDVIKAIGMVTINPAAHYGLDAGVIVTGAKADYIIIDNLKDFNILKTFIAGECVFDGKNVLFDVPEVEAENSINATKKTSKDFEIYYDGDECEVNVIECFNGELLTQKTTAKLKCCEGKVMSDIYDDILRISVVERYGQNHVANAFIKGFGLKKGAIASSVAHDSHNIIVVGYDTEMMAQAVNKIIDNKGGFAVVSEDFSDSLSLPIAGLMSNEDAYGVAKKLNTLHKMSSALGCKLDSPFMTMAFMALLVIPSLKISDLGLFDGDAFEFIDVIRN, encoded by the coding sequence ATGTCATTTACAGCTTATATTCTTGACGTTTTGACAGATTCTGTTTATCCTGCAAGAATAACAGTTGCTGATGGAATTTTTAAGGAAATCATACCAATTAAAGTTACTGAAGAAACTAAAATCGATGTTGAAGGATTGTTGCTTCCGGGGTTCATTGATTCTCATATTCATATTGAAAGCAGTATGCTTACTCCTGCACAATTTGCTAAAATTGCAGTTCGTCATGGTACTACTTCTGTAGTGTGCGATCCTCATGAGATAGCTAACGTTTGCGGAATTGAGGGTATTGAATTCATGATTGATAATGCTTCAACAGTTCCATTTAACTTTTACTTTACTGCACCTTCCTGTGTTCCTGCCACTTCATTTGAAACAGCAGGTTGTGTTTTGGATTCCTCTGACATTGAATACTTGCTTAAAAAGGATGAGGTTGTGGCATTGGGTGAAATGATGAATTTCCCTGGTGTTTTAAGTGGGGATGAGGAAGTAATCAGGAAATTGGATTTGGCAAGGCAGTACAAAAAACCTATCGATGGTCATGCTCCACTGCTTTCAGGTAAAGAATTGGATAAATATATGGAGCAGTATATAGTAACTGATCATGAATGCAGTAATTTCTCTGAAGCTATTGAGAAAAAACAGAAAGGCATGAAAATTATGGTTCGTGATGGGTCATCTGCTAAAAATATGGAAGCTCTATTTGATTTCTCTGAACGTATTGACCATTTGAAAAATCAGGACAGTTTTGGCATCATCCCAACTGAAGTATTGGAGAGAAGAATCCACTCACCAATATTTGACTTCATAGTAAGTGACGATAAGCATCCAAATGACCTAATCAAAGGACATTTAAATAAATCTGTCCAAAAGGCAGCAGACCTTGGAATAGATGTCATAAAAGCCATTGGTATGGTTACAATAAATCCTGCAGCGCACTATGGATTGGATGCAGGAGTAATTGTAACCGGTGCAAAAGCCGATTATATAATCATTGATAATTTAAAGGACTTCAATATCCTGAAAACATTCATTGCAGGGGAATGTGTCTTTGATGGTAAAAATGTTTTATTTGATGTTCCGGAAGTTGAGGCTGAAAACTCAATTAACGCAACCAAAAAGACCTCCAAAGACTTTGAGATATACTATGATGGCGATGAATGTGAAGTTAATGTCATTGAATGTTTCAATGGGGAACTTTTAACTCAAAAGACCACTGCAAAACTAAAGTGCTGTGAAGGAAAAGTCATGTCCGATATTTATGATGACATTTTAAGGATATCAGTTGTGGAAAGATATGGTCAAAACCATGTTGCAAATGCGTTTATTAAAGGATTCGGTCTTAAAAAAGGAGCAATTGCATCATCAGTAGCGCATGACTCACATAATATTATTGTTGTAGGTTATGACACTGAAATGATGGCTCAGGCTGTAAACAAGATAATTGATAATAAAGGTGGATTTGCAGTGGTGAGCGAAGACTTCAGCGACTCATTGTCCCTTCCGATTGCAGGTCTTATGAGCAATGAGGATGCATATGGTGTGGCCAAGAAATTAAACACCTTGCATAAGATGTCTTCAGCATTAGGATGTAAACTCGATTCTCCATTTATGACAATGGCATTTATGGCATTGTTGGTAATTCCTTCACTTAAAATATCTGATTTGGGATTATTTGATGGAGATGCATTTGAATTTATTGATGTTATTAGAAATTAA
- a CDS encoding TIGR00300 family protein — protein sequence MNKRTIDLSGHIIDSLMLTKTMGIIMDKGGEFDILEIDVGRKKSDESHAKIQVSADSPELLESILDELSVLGASIDEIKEVNLVAAPKDKVAPEGFYSSSNHTTHIFFDGDWILVEDIEMDCLVVVDEEAKRAFVKPIADLKAGDKVIVGLDGVRVTPPHRSREEQQVFEFMNSEVSSEKPLMNLINGIASEMKEIKAKGGKIGIVGGPAIVHTGSGKYLAELVKQGYIDVIMAGNALATHDIESNLFGTSLGIEVETGKIVAHGHTHHMRAINRINNSGSIKDAVEDGTLTGGIMYECVKNDVPYVLAGSIRDDGPLPDVITDTAEAQKLMRHYAQEVDMVIMIATMLHSIATGNLLPSRVKSICVDINPSTVTKLSDRGSAQVVGIVTDIGTFLPLLFNALKED from the coding sequence ATGAATAAAAGAACTATTGACCTTTCAGGCCATATTATTGACTCATTGATGTTAACTAAGACAATGGGTATAATTATGGACAAAGGAGGAGAATTTGATATTTTAGAAATCGATGTTGGACGTAAAAAATCAGACGAAAGTCATGCGAAAATTCAAGTGTCAGCTGATTCTCCTGAACTATTGGAATCTATTTTAGATGAACTGTCTGTACTTGGTGCATCTATTGATGAGATTAAGGAAGTTAATCTTGTTGCGGCACCTAAGGACAAAGTTGCTCCTGAAGGTTTTTATTCATCATCCAATCACACAACCCATATTTTCTTTGATGGGGATTGGATTTTAGTTGAGGACATTGAAATGGACTGTCTTGTTGTTGTTGATGAGGAAGCTAAACGCGCATTTGTAAAACCAATTGCTGATTTAAAAGCTGGAGATAAGGTCATTGTTGGTCTTGACGGTGTAAGAGTCACTCCACCTCACAGATCAAGAGAAGAACAGCAAGTTTTCGAGTTCATGAACAGTGAAGTGTCTTCTGAAAAGCCTTTAATGAATCTTATTAATGGAATTGCTTCTGAAATGAAGGAAATTAAAGCCAAAGGCGGAAAAATAGGTATTGTTGGTGGGCCTGCAATAGTTCACACCGGTTCCGGAAAATATCTGGCAGAACTTGTCAAACAGGGTTATATTGATGTTATCATGGCTGGAAATGCATTAGCTACTCATGATATCGAATCTAACCTCTTTGGAACTTCTTTGGGTATTGAAGTTGAAACAGGTAAGATTGTCGCTCACGGTCACACTCACCATATGAGGGCAATCAACAGAATCAACAATTCAGGTTCCATAAAGGATGCTGTTGAAGACGGCACTTTGACTGGTGGTATAATGTATGAATGTGTCAAAAATGATGTTCCATATGTTTTAGCAGGTTCCATTCGTGACGACGGGCCACTTCCTGATGTCATAACTGACACTGCTGAAGCACAAAAGTTAATGAGACATTATGCTCAGGAAGTTGATATGGTTATTATGATTGCCACTATGCTTCATTCAATTGCAACAGGTAACCTTCTGCCTTCAAGAGTTAAAAGTATCTGTGTAGACATTAATCCTTCTACTGTTACAAAATTATCTGACAGAGGTAGTGCTCAGGTGGTTGGTATTGTTACAGACATTGGAACCTTCTTGCCATTGCTTTTCAATGCTTTGAAGGAGGATTAG
- a CDS encoding DUF5518 domain-containing protein encodes MTEDIASNFELKPVIVGAVISIVCLLVGMSTGIGVIGILGLIIGSAISGFLTNNSTTHALIYGAIVGFVSSFLMFTVFSIPIFIIIGLFGGYIGKVVQNNY; translated from the coding sequence ATGACTGAAGATATTGCAAGCAATTTTGAATTAAAGCCTGTTATTGTAGGAGCTGTTATTTCAATTGTATGTTTGTTGGTAGGAATGTCAACAGGAATTGGAGTTATAGGTATCTTGGGGTTGATTATTGGTTCGGCAATTTCTGGATTTTTAACTAATAATTCAACAACGCATGCTTTAATTTATGGGGCTATTGTTGGTTTTGTAAGTAGTTTTTTAATGTTTACTGTATTTTCAATACCAATATTTATTATAATAGGTTTATTTGGAGGATATATAGGTAAAGTTGTACAAAACAATTATTAG
- a CDS encoding winged helix-turn-helix domain-containing protein, whose protein sequence is MSKKDDMSIISLLARSKKRINVLKSLEKEDKIPSKISKDIDDNSNHVSKYLKTLKEAELVECLNEEDKRYRFYSITDKGKYYLDKVEKDYKE, encoded by the coding sequence ATGAGTAAAAAGGATGATATGAGCATTATATCACTGCTAGCTCGCTCTAAAAAAAGAATCAACGTGCTAAAATCTCTTGAAAAAGAAGATAAAATTCCATCAAAGATTAGTAAAGATATTGATGATAACAGCAACCACGTTTCAAAATATCTGAAAACATTAAAAGAAGCGGAGTTAGTGGAATGTCTTAATGAAGAAGACAAAAGATATAGATTCTACAGCATCACCGATAAGGGCAAATACTATCTTGACAAAGTAGAAAAAGACTATAAAGAATAA
- a CDS encoding NCS2 family permease produces the protein MLDNFFKFKENGTDFKTEILAGITTFLAMAYILGVNPVILGDGGMPVTGVFFATAVASGVACIIMGLVAKYPVGLAPGMGLNALFTYTIILGMGNTWETALAAVFISSIIFLIITISGLREAILNAIPIDLKLGIGAAIGFFLAFLGLKGAGIIVDDPSTLVAMGSLMSAPALLALIGIIITLVLYVRKVPAAVFVGLVITAIIGVIFTALGFGAGDMLMPAVPAEFITTNFDLSLFAGFTKGFGQLFSNIPNLIMMLFSLVFVTFFDTTGTLMALGRQCGFIDEEGQAVGIENAFLADAVGGIVGAIFGTSTVTAYVESATGIGLGGKTGLTAVVTGILFILSIFFAPLVLGLFTSPVTCAALVIVGILMIGQLKEIEWDNLIVAASVFMTIVMMILTYSISLGIAWGFVVYAVASLATGKAKELGWAIWLMVIVFVIYLFFGL, from the coding sequence ATGTTGGATAATTTTTTTAAATTTAAGGAAAATGGTACAGATTTTAAAACTGAAATTCTTGCAGGTATCACCACATTCCTTGCTATGGCTTACATTTTAGGTGTAAACCCAGTAATCTTGGGTGATGGTGGAATGCCTGTTACCGGAGTGTTTTTTGCAACAGCTGTTGCATCCGGTGTAGCTTGTATAATTATGGGGCTAGTTGCTAAATATCCAGTCGGATTAGCTCCGGGAATGGGACTGAACGCACTGTTTACATATACTATAATTTTAGGAATGGGAAACACTTGGGAAACTGCACTTGCAGCAGTATTCATATCAAGTATAATCTTTTTAATAATCACTATTTCTGGTCTTAGGGAAGCTATCTTGAATGCTATTCCTATTGACTTGAAATTGGGTATCGGTGCAGCTATCGGATTTTTCCTTGCATTTTTAGGTCTTAAAGGTGCAGGAATCATTGTTGATGATCCTTCCACTTTAGTTGCAATGGGATCACTCATGTCAGCACCAGCACTTTTAGCATTAATCGGTATTATAATTACTTTAGTATTATATGTAAGAAAAGTGCCTGCTGCAGTATTTGTCGGATTAGTTATTACTGCAATAATTGGTGTAATCTTTACAGCTTTAGGATTCGGTGCAGGAGACATGTTAATGCCTGCTGTTCCAGCTGAATTCATTACTACTAATTTTGATTTATCATTATTTGCAGGATTTACTAAAGGATTTGGACAGCTGTTCTCAAATATTCCAAACTTGATTATGATGCTTTTCTCTCTTGTATTTGTAACATTCTTTGATACAACAGGAACATTAATGGCATTAGGTAGACAATGTGGGTTTATAGATGAAGAAGGTCAAGCTGTTGGAATTGAAAATGCATTTTTAGCTGATGCTGTTGGTGGTATTGTAGGTGCAATATTCGGTACCAGTACTGTAACTGCTTATGTTGAAAGTGCAACAGGTATTGGTCTTGGTGGTAAAACTGGTTTAACTGCTGTAGTAACTGGTATATTATTCATATTATCAATATTCTTTGCACCATTAGTGTTAGGATTATTCACTTCTCCAGTTACCTGTGCTGCATTAGTGATTGTTGGTATACTAATGATTGGTCAATTAAAAGAAATTGAATGGGATAATTTAATTGTAGCAGCTTCTGTATTCATGACCATTGTAATGATGATTTTAACCTACTCCATTTCATTAGGTATCGCTTGGGGATTCGTAGTTTATGCAGTTGCAAGCTTAGCTACTGGAAAAGCAAAAGAGTTAGGTTGGGCTATCTGGTTAATGGTTATAGTATTTGTAATATACTTGTTCTTCGGACTTTAG
- a CDS encoding 4Fe-4S binding protein — MIKKSPVIIELVFVAIAILVYYLTSNIFFIFNFLYIGSAITVGVYLIGNGYKYARNFIMLAIGSYLLFYVGILGHENLSLFGFWYYLSLGVFEAAVIHFLIAKIIGPFIFGRGWCGYACWTAMILDLLPYKTPQHEQKNWGYVRYILFAVILTAFIGLLVVKVNNLDDIIFYLFIFGNLAYYIIGIALAYILKDNRAFCKYVCPITVFLKPASYFSFLRVSVDGDKCNECGLCVKNCSMDVDLLDSSRTRHNGTECILCAECIKNCPKNAIDF, encoded by the coding sequence ATGATTAAAAAATCGCCAGTTATTATTGAGCTAGTTTTTGTGGCAATAGCCATTTTAGTATACTATTTGACTTCAAATATATTTTTTATATTCAATTTTCTTTATATTGGTTCTGCAATCACTGTAGGAGTGTATCTGATTGGAAATGGCTATAAATATGCAAGAAACTTTATTATGCTTGCAATTGGATCCTATTTGTTATTCTATGTAGGAATTTTGGGGCATGAAAACTTGTCACTTTTCGGATTTTGGTATTATCTGTCATTAGGTGTTTTTGAGGCAGCTGTAATTCATTTTTTAATTGCAAAGATTATTGGACCGTTTATTTTCGGCCGTGGTTGGTGCGGTTATGCATGCTGGACTGCTATGATTTTGGATTTGCTTCCGTATAAAACTCCTCAACATGAGCAAAAAAATTGGGGATATGTGAGATATATTCTTTTTGCAGTGATTTTAACAGCGTTTATAGGTTTATTGGTGGTTAAAGTTAATAATTTGGATGATATAATTTTTTATCTATTTATATTTGGTAATCTGGCGTATTATATTATTGGTATTGCTTTAGCATATATTTTAAAGGATAATCGTGCATTTTGTAAGTATGTATGTCCTATTACAGTCTTTTTAAAGCCTGCCAGTTATTTTTCATTTTTAAGGGTCAGTGTTGATGGGGATAAATGCAATGAATGTGGGCTTTGTGTTAAAAATTGTTCTATGGATGTCGATTTGTTAGATTCATCACGAACAAGACACAATGGTACCGAATGCATTTTATGTGCCGAATGTATCAAAAATTGTCCTAAAAATGCGATTGATTTTTAA
- the speB gene encoding agmatinase, which yields MLLNTYEPWKFAFSAENDEIVEDSFGIIGVPFDSTTSYHSGSRLGPIVVREASFGFEKYNTVFNKDLTTTFYDFGDVNVVPGNCESTCHIIEDTVREMLDLKIKPIIIGGEHSASIGAINALTDKYEKLTVIHLDAHRDLAFEFIGEKYSHATVMRRAHEMGVDLVQIGIRSSSKDEEEFVKSTYNIQTFKNRDVHKHMDAIEYYLVNIDGPIYISIDMDVFNPAIAPNVGNPTPGGLFVHDIETILETLCHKNVVGLDVVETASDKLGDATAVVAAKIIYDFLTLIK from the coding sequence ATGCTTTTAAATACTTATGAACCGTGGAAATTTGCATTTTCTGCTGAAAATGATGAAATTGTTGAAGATTCATTTGGAATAATCGGAGTTCCATTTGACAGCACTACTTCTTATCATTCCGGTTCACGTTTGGGACCAATTGTTGTACGTGAAGCATCATTTGGTTTTGAAAAATACAATACTGTTTTTAATAAAGATTTAACAACTACTTTTTATGATTTCGGGGATGTCAATGTTGTCCCGGGAAACTGTGAGTCAACCTGCCATATCATTGAGGATACTGTTAGGGAAATGTTGGACTTAAAAATCAAACCGATAATAATTGGCGGTGAGCATTCCGCATCTATCGGAGCGATTAATGCATTAACTGACAAGTATGAAAAATTAACTGTTATTCATCTTGATGCTCACAGAGACCTTGCATTTGAATTTATCGGCGAGAAATACTCTCATGCGACTGTTATGAGAAGGGCTCATGAAATGGGGGTTGATTTAGTTCAGATTGGAATCAGATCATCATCAAAAGATGAAGAGGAATTTGTCAAATCAACATATAATATTCAGACATTTAAGAATAGGGATGTCCACAAACATATGGATGCAATTGAATATTATTTGGTGAATATTGACGGTCCGATTTATATTTCAATTGATATGGACGTATTTAATCCTGCTATTGCACCTAATGTTGGAAATCCTACTCCTGGAGGATTGTTTGTTCATGATATTGAAACAATTCTTGAAACATTGTGTCATAAAAATGTCGTGGGTTTGGATGTTGTCGAAACTGCCAGTGATAAATTGGGTGATGCAACTGCAGTTGTGGCAGCTAAGATTATTTATGACTTTTTAACTTTAATCAAGTAA
- a CDS encoding translation initiation factor IF-5A: protein MSTKVVEIKTLKVGKYIVLGGEACKIISYTTSSPGKHGAAKARIEAVGVFDNQKRSLVKPVDNKVDIPIIDKRLGQVISIQGDNVQIMDMENYDTIDLPMPEDLKDEITEGREVEYIVAMGNMKIMRTRGS from the coding sequence ATGTCAACAAAAGTTGTAGAAATCAAAACATTAAAAGTTGGAAAATATATTGTTTTAGGTGGAGAAGCTTGTAAAATCATTAGTTACACTACTTCATCTCCTGGTAAACACGGAGCAGCAAAAGCAAGAATTGAAGCTGTTGGTGTTTTCGATAATCAAAAAAGAAGTCTTGTAAAACCTGTAGATAACAAAGTAGATATTCCTATTATTGATAAAAGATTAGGTCAAGTTATCTCTATCCAAGGTGACAACGTACAAATCATGGATATGGAAAACTATGACACTATCGACTTACCAATGCCTGAAGACTTAAAAGATGAAATTACTGAAGGCAGAGAAGTCGAATACATTGTTGCTATGGGAAATATGAAAATAATGAGAACTAGAGGATCATAA
- a CDS encoding pyruvoyl-dependent arginine decarboxylase, with the protein MRIAIVSGNDEGPTKLNAFDNALTQAGIGDVNLIKVSSMLAGNAKIEKLPKLKAGAMVNCVLSEVTSDNPGDEITAVIALAIGEKLGCVVETSGINKDNDELIKEAEEMVRYMMEKRNVEIKEMLVEYSTTKVKNIASVVSSVVYLNDDIIEG; encoded by the coding sequence ATGAGAATAGCTATTGTATCTGGAAATGATGAAGGTCCAACAAAACTTAATGCATTTGATAATGCTTTAACCCAGGCAGGAATTGGTGATGTAAATCTTATAAAAGTTTCTAGCATGCTGGCAGGCAATGCAAAAATAGAAAAGTTGCCAAAACTCAAAGCCGGAGCCATGGTGAATTGTGTTTTATCTGAAGTCACTTCTGACAATCCTGGTGATGAAATCACAGCAGTCATCGCGCTAGCTATTGGAGAAAAACTAGGCTGTGTTGTTGAAACAAGTGGAATCAATAAAGATAATGACGAGCTTATAAAAGAAGCTGAAGAAATGGTCAGATATATGATGGAAAAACGCAATGTGGAGATTAAGGAAATGCTGGTTGAATACTCCACAACAAAAGTCAAAAACATTGCATCCGTAGTTTCTTCAGTTGTTTATTTGAATGATGACATTATCGAGGGATAG